A genomic stretch from uncultured Pseudodesulfovibrio sp. includes:
- a CDS encoding HAD-IA family hydrolase: protein MSAITLKGVVFDLDGVITRTARIHGEAWETAFNEFLKLNADETSIPFEPFDRTGDYNDFVDGKPRYEGVLSFLKSRNIRLAPGKPEDPPSLDSICGIGNRKNELFQKILKDQGPDVFQTSVELIEELKRQGVRVGLATSSRNGRLVLELAGLEHVFETVVDGVVSADLGLKGKPEPDIFVTAARNMGLNPGECVVVEDAISGVQAGCMGNFGMTLGVARNIQGEMLKRFGADWVVSDLGEITVEDLMEWFESGMATDEWYLNYHGFDPGDEKLRETLTAVGNGYLGTRGAYECECSSYNFYPGTYISGIFNKTPSEVQGREIWNNDFVNCPNWLPVSFKIGAGEFVSPLSMEILSYAHRLNMREGVMERHLVVKDQVGRISRISSRRVASMSDPHLLALQFDFTPLNYSARVTFRSSLDGNVKNDGVARYSSLNTLHLNRVAGGKAGDGIFLHTETSHSRYQIVMAAKSRIMEDGKLLSIRKDVLQERSNISEEMQVFVHENHRYSLEKFVYVRTSLDRDPGNLKEMCLDGLKSVKTFKGVFGPHAKSWKALWQKSDVRVTGDRFVQRVLRLHIYHLLVTASPHNVNRDAGMPARGLHGEAYRGHIFWDEVYIQPFYDANFPEISRALLMYRYNRLDAARDYAKENGYIGAMYPWQTADDGSEETQEVHYNPESKDWGPDLSRRQRHVSIAVFVNTWRYVSCTGDQRFLLDYGAEMMLDIARFWGGIASYDESTDKYHIEGVMGPDEFHESLPGSDEPGVRDNAYTNIMVVWLLEKSLDILDKLPPAVLGKLIAKIGLTDDEVVKWRAMTTRLNVILTEDGIISQFDGYMALDELDWESYRKRFYSIHRMDRILKAEGDSPDHYKVAKQADTLMTWYILEPEEVARILRQLGHSVDDPLKLLKDNYDFYEQRTSHGSTLSKVVHAVISRYIYSSEISWDWFMEAMESDIRDTQGGTTVEGVHTGVMAGTLEVLKQDFAGLNISSSPMRVDPDLPPHWGEMRFSFIWRSIWFDLVIESDRVNMTAYHTGDKVVPVEIFGKIYELKPGMTVQADKGR from the coding sequence GTGTCTGCAATCACTCTTAAAGGCGTTGTATTCGATCTGGACGGGGTTATCACTCGAACGGCACGAATTCATGGCGAGGCGTGGGAAACTGCATTTAATGAATTTTTGAAACTCAATGCCGATGAAACCAGCATTCCCTTTGAGCCGTTTGACCGGACCGGGGATTACAACGACTTTGTCGATGGCAAGCCCCGGTATGAAGGTGTGCTGAGTTTCCTTAAATCCCGCAATATCCGACTGGCTCCCGGCAAGCCGGAGGATCCACCCAGTCTGGATTCCATATGCGGTATAGGCAATCGGAAAAACGAACTCTTTCAAAAAATTCTCAAGGATCAAGGGCCGGATGTCTTTCAGACCTCTGTCGAACTTATTGAAGAACTTAAACGGCAGGGAGTTCGAGTGGGGCTTGCCACATCCAGTCGCAACGGCAGGCTGGTCCTTGAGCTCGCCGGGTTGGAACATGTCTTCGAAACGGTTGTGGACGGTGTGGTCTCAGCGGATCTCGGACTGAAGGGGAAGCCTGAGCCTGATATCTTCGTGACTGCTGCCAGAAATATGGGGCTCAATCCCGGAGAATGTGTTGTCGTAGAGGATGCCATCTCCGGTGTGCAGGCCGGTTGCATGGGGAATTTCGGCATGACGCTGGGCGTGGCCCGCAATATTCAGGGGGAAATGCTCAAGCGGTTTGGGGCGGACTGGGTTGTGTCTGATCTCGGTGAAATTACCGTGGAAGACCTCATGGAATGGTTTGAGAGTGGAATGGCTACGGATGAGTGGTATCTCAACTATCATGGTTTTGATCCCGGTGATGAAAAGTTGCGCGAGACGCTGACCGCTGTGGGTAATGGGTATCTCGGGACGCGAGGCGCTTATGAATGTGAGTGTTCATCCTATAATTTTTATCCCGGAACCTACATTTCCGGCATTTTCAACAAAACACCGAGTGAAGTGCAGGGACGGGAAATATGGAATAATGATTTTGTCAACTGTCCAAACTGGTTGCCGGTTTCATTCAAAATCGGAGCCGGTGAGTTTGTCAGTCCGTTGTCGATGGAGATTTTGAGTTATGCCCATCGACTGAACATGCGTGAAGGCGTCATGGAGCGGCATCTGGTGGTGAAGGATCAGGTGGGACGGATTTCCCGTATTTCGTCGCGACGGGTGGCGTCCATGTCCGATCCGCATCTATTGGCGTTGCAGTTCGATTTCACACCGCTCAATTATTCAGCAAGAGTGACGTTCCGTTCGTCACTGGATGGTAATGTGAAGAATGACGGTGTGGCCAGATATTCCAGTCTGAACACCCTGCACCTGAACAGGGTGGCTGGTGGCAAGGCCGGTGATGGGATCTTTTTACATACCGAAACATCCCATTCACGATATCAGATCGTCATGGCCGCCAAGTCGAGAATCATGGAAGATGGCAAACTCTTGAGCATTCGTAAGGATGTTCTTCAGGAGCGCTCCAACATTTCTGAGGAAATGCAGGTGTTTGTTCATGAGAATCACAGGTATTCTCTGGAAAAATTCGTCTATGTGCGGACATCGCTTGATCGTGACCCCGGTAATCTCAAGGAAATGTGTCTCGATGGGCTGAAGAGTGTCAAAACCTTCAAGGGCGTCTTCGGACCTCATGCAAAGAGCTGGAAGGCTTTGTGGCAGAAGTCCGACGTTCGTGTGACCGGTGATCGGTTCGTTCAACGTGTGCTCAGGTTACACATTTACCATCTTTTGGTCACCGCCAGTCCTCACAACGTGAACCGTGACGCGGGTATGCCAGCGCGTGGACTGCATGGCGAAGCATACCGAGGTCATATTTTCTGGGACGAAGTATATATTCAGCCGTTCTATGATGCCAATTTCCCGGAGATCTCCAGGGCATTACTCATGTATCGTTACAACAGGCTTGATGCGGCTCGAGACTATGCGAAGGAAAACGGATATATCGGAGCCATGTATCCTTGGCAGACAGCGGATGACGGGTCCGAGGAGACACAAGAGGTTCATTATAATCCCGAGTCAAAGGATTGGGGGCCGGATCTCTCCAGAAGGCAGCGACATGTCTCCATAGCCGTGTTCGTGAACACATGGCGATATGTGTCCTGCACGGGTGATCAGCGATTTCTGCTGGATTACGGTGCGGAAATGATGCTCGACATTGCACGCTTTTGGGGTGGTATCGCCTCGTACGACGAAAGCACTGACAAGTACCATATTGAAGGGGTCATGGGTCCTGACGAGTTCCATGAGTCGTTGCCGGGAAGCGATGAACCCGGTGTGCGGGACAACGCGTATACTAACATAATGGTCGTTTGGCTTTTGGAAAAATCTCTCGATATTCTTGATAAATTGCCGCCTGCGGTTCTGGGGAAACTGATTGCCAAAATTGGTCTGACTGATGATGAGGTCGTCAAGTGGCGAGCCATGACCACTCGACTCAATGTCATCTTGACCGAGGATGGCATTATCAGTCAGTTCGATGGGTATATGGCACTGGATGAATTGGATTGGGAAAGCTACCGCAAGCGTTTCTACTCTATCCATCGCATGGATCGCATCCTCAAGGCAGAAGGGGACAGCCCCGATCATTACAAGGTTGCCAAGCAGGCTGACACGCTTATGACATGGTACATCCTTGAACCGGAGGAAGTGGCCCGCATTCTCAGGCAACTTGGGCATAGCGTGGATGATCCTCTCAAGCTGCTCAAGGACAATTATGATTTTTACGAACAGCGGACCAGTCATGGCTCCACTCTTTCAAAAGTCGTCCATGCGGTTATTTCTCGCTATATCTATTCTAGTGAAATATCATGGGATTGGTTCATGGAGGCAATGGAAAGTGATATTCGTGACACACAGGGCGGCACCACGGTTGAGGGGGTACATACCGGCGTTATGGCCGGAACGTTGGAAGTGCTCAAACAGGATTTTGCAGGACTGAACATATCTTCTTCACCCATGCGAGTAGACCCTGACTTGCCGCCTCATTGGGGTGAAATGCGTTTCAGCTTTATCTGGCGGTCGATTTGGTTCGACCTTGTAATCGAATCGGATCGTGTGAACATGACTGCATATCACACGGGAGACAAAGTTGTTCCTGTTGAGATATTTGGAAAAATATACGAACTCAAGCCAGGAATGACTGTACAGGCCGATAAAGGTCGATAG
- the ychF gene encoding redox-regulated ATPase YchF, with translation MSLSIGIVGLPNVGKSTLFNALTKAQNAESANYAFCTIEPNKAVVPVPDSRLDVLSELVKPQRVQNSTVDFWDIAGLVSGASKGEGLGNKFLGNIRETQAILHVVRCFDNDDVIHVSNSVDPLRDIEVIDTELILADIQVLESRTERMEKQLKGDKTLAPKIEVAKKLLAHMDEGKPVSTFDGEGKALDELLAELRLITAKNVIYCANVDEEGVAEDNAYVQSVRALAEERGAEFVKISAKMEEELVGLEDEDYQEFLESYGIEESGLHQIIRTGFHSLGLISYFTAGVKEVRAWTIHDGDKAPQAAGVIHTDFERGFIRAEIISYDHFVQYGSEAKCRGEGVLRVEGKEYVMKDGDVTHFLFNV, from the coding sequence ATGTCACTCAGCATCGGTATCGTCGGTTTGCCCAATGTCGGCAAATCCACCCTGTTCAATGCACTCACCAAGGCTCAGAATGCCGAAAGCGCAAACTATGCCTTTTGTACCATCGAGCCGAACAAGGCCGTGGTTCCGGTTCCGGACAGTCGCCTTGATGTCCTGTCCGAACTTGTCAAGCCGCAACGGGTCCAGAACTCCACTGTGGATTTTTGGGATATCGCGGGGTTGGTGTCTGGAGCCAGCAAGGGCGAGGGCCTCGGTAACAAGTTCCTCGGCAATATTCGAGAGACGCAGGCAATTTTGCATGTTGTCCGCTGTTTTGACAATGACGACGTCATCCATGTGTCCAATTCCGTTGATCCTTTGCGTGACATTGAGGTGATTGATACTGAGCTGATTCTGGCTGATATCCAGGTGTTGGAAAGCCGGACCGAACGCATGGAAAAACAACTCAAGGGTGACAAGACCCTGGCTCCGAAGATTGAAGTTGCCAAAAAGTTGCTTGCCCACATGGACGAAGGAAAGCCTGTCAGCACCTTTGATGGCGAAGGCAAAGCTTTGGACGAACTGTTGGCTGAACTGAGACTCATCACGGCCAAGAATGTTATTTATTGCGCGAATGTCGATGAAGAGGGTGTTGCCGAGGATAACGCCTACGTTCAATCCGTCCGTGCATTGGCTGAAGAGCGCGGGGCTGAGTTCGTGAAGATTTCAGCCAAGATGGAGGAAGAACTGGTCGGTCTTGAAGATGAAGACTATCAGGAATTCCTTGAGTCCTACGGCATCGAGGAGTCCGGCCTACACCAGATCATCCGTACCGGATTTCATTCTCTCGGGCTGATCAGTTATTTTACGGCTGGTGTAAAAGAAGTTCGTGCGTGGACCATCCATGACGGCGACAAGGCTCCGCAGGCCGCCGGGGTTATCCATACCGATTTTGAGCGGGGCTTCATTCGCGCCGAAATTATCAGTTACGATCATTTTGTTCAGTACGGTTCCGAGGCCAAGTGCCGGGGTGAAGGTGTACTGCGTGTGGAAGGCAAGGAATATGTCATGAAGGACGGAGATGTGACGCATTTCCTATTCAACGTATAA
- a CDS encoding transporter substrate-binding domain-containing protein: MAYIPAHAGQQLVVGVDDRDWSGHYQWVNGELIGIDADIIRGVAKNLDYEVVFKSLPWARLLAMGEDKTIDIILDLAPTAQREKYLYYVETPISVEATVFWVKKGSSFHYSGKFDPNMRLGLIYASDWSDRFTREGTPTVEVFHSYKAAFSSLIEGRIDAFGGYLLPTQDQVRQLGIVDEVEPSLPILYGLPYYIAFTDKEMHGKLAQKFSDALRFFYESAEYKKLLIWHDGVDMRPFLHSK, from the coding sequence ATGGCCTATATCCCAGCCCATGCCGGGCAACAACTCGTTGTGGGCGTTGATGATCGTGATTGGTCTGGGCATTATCAATGGGTGAATGGCGAATTGATTGGAATTGATGCGGACATTATTCGTGGTGTTGCGAAGAATCTTGATTACGAAGTTGTTTTCAAGTCTCTTCCCTGGGCGCGGCTTCTTGCCATGGGCGAAGATAAAACCATTGATATCATCCTTGATCTGGCTCCGACGGCGCAAAGGGAAAAGTACCTTTACTATGTTGAGACACCTATTTCTGTGGAAGCAACGGTTTTTTGGGTAAAAAAAGGCAGTTCGTTCCACTATTCTGGAAAGTTCGATCCCAACATGCGACTCGGCTTGATCTACGCGTCAGACTGGAGTGATCGATTTACGCGGGAGGGGACTCCGACCGTAGAGGTCTTTCATTCGTACAAGGCAGCTTTCAGTAGTTTGATTGAAGGCAGAATCGATGCGTTCGGAGGGTATCTTTTGCCCACGCAGGATCAGGTTCGTCAACTGGGTATTGTTGATGAGGTTGAGCCTTCCTTGCCCATACTTTATGGGTTGCCCTACTATATTGCGTTTACCGATAAAGAGATGCATGGAAAACTGGCTCAGAAATTTTCTGACGCACTGAGGTTTTTTTATGAAAGTGCTGAGTATAAGAAGCTATTGATATGGCATGACGGCGTTGATATGCGACCGTTTTTGCATTCAAAATAA
- a CDS encoding class II fructose-bisphosphate aldolase, giving the protein MSQDTFKKALAVGRPPNVVQNFPGSKALLVSGKVIDRAMTAKGGAMTIAANGRNIFIIEGALKAAQRANAAIIIEIARSEATYCPTTLWNIARRVDYLCNKLGITVPVAVHADHYFIKSWDGVAEAKAEIPSLFDAGVTSIAIDASHMTDDLNLLANLAVASAIPSWAGYETEIGEIKGEFGLSSPVEAKFLCQGLNAHNLCPDWIALNNGTTHGIEASGEGIQVDLTAQIHEALKPYGTSGAQHGTSGNDSARLREIAARTATTKANVATALQMIGWGVKVNDFGNAIMDGDHFAKVPGTGVDDALWDEMVTYADANGITGGNYKKLNLVFERRWQGQSQAIRQRMADGVEEFVYDLLVNVFNAKDTAPLAYDIILEAGSYDLGPKAERFEDPANWTEEKIKSMAAAMETDKGPEGDFDD; this is encoded by the coding sequence ATGTCCCAGGATACTTTCAAAAAAGCACTCGCCGTCGGTCGTCCGCCGAACGTCGTCCAAAATTTCCCAGGTTCCAAGGCTCTGCTTGTCAGCGGCAAGGTCATTGACCGCGCCATGACAGCCAAAGGCGGCGCCATGACCATCGCAGCTAATGGCCGCAACATTTTCATCATCGAAGGCGCTCTCAAAGCAGCCCAGCGTGCCAACGCCGCCATTATCATCGAAATCGCACGTTCCGAAGCCACTTACTGTCCCACCACCCTGTGGAACATTGCTCGCAGGGTTGACTATCTCTGCAATAAGCTCGGCATCACCGTCCCGGTGGCAGTACACGCTGACCATTATTTCATCAAATCATGGGATGGAGTAGCTGAAGCCAAAGCAGAGATTCCATCCCTGTTCGACGCAGGTGTCACCTCCATTGCCATTGATGCCTCACACATGACTGACGACCTCAACCTTCTGGCCAACCTCGCAGTTGCGTCCGCTATCCCTTCCTGGGCTGGCTACGAAACCGAGATCGGCGAGATCAAGGGAGAATTCGGCCTGTCCAGCCCGGTGGAAGCCAAATTTCTGTGTCAGGGGCTCAACGCTCATAACCTGTGCCCGGACTGGATCGCCCTCAACAACGGCACCACTCACGGCATCGAAGCCTCCGGCGAAGGCATCCAGGTCGACCTGACGGCTCAAATTCATGAAGCTCTCAAGCCGTATGGCACTTCCGGTGCACAGCACGGTACATCCGGCAACGACTCTGCCCGTCTGCGTGAAATCGCCGCACGGACAGCCACTACCAAGGCCAATGTCGCCACAGCACTCCAGATGATCGGCTGGGGAGTCAAGGTCAACGACTTCGGCAATGCCATCATGGATGGTGATCATTTTGCCAAAGTACCGGGAACTGGTGTTGATGACGCATTGTGGGATGAGATGGTTACCTACGCCGATGCAAACGGCATCACCGGCGGCAATTACAAAAAGCTCAACCTCGTGTTCGAACGTCGTTGGCAGGGCCAGAGCCAAGCAATTCGCCAGCGCATGGCCGACGGTGTGGAAGAATTCGTTTACGACCTGCTGGTCAACGTCTTCAATGCAAAGGATACAGCGCCTCTCGCCTATGACATTATCCTCGAAGCCGGTTCATATGACCTTGGTCCCAAGGCGGAACGGTTCGAAGATCCTGCCAACTGGACCGAAGAAAAGATCAAGTCCATGGCCGCCGCAATGGAGACCGACAAAGGCCCGGAAGGCGATTTCGACGACTAG
- a CDS encoding phage regulatory CII family protein produces MFEKNLTKKMQDIVLEGRIPAKEVSRVIRKPYSTLLRELNPFDTHAKLGAETMFEIVKVTHNVAILEFMAREMGYTLMPVEGVKTGKPRSTNLIRGREATM; encoded by the coding sequence ATGTTTGAAAAGAATCTGACCAAGAAAATGCAGGACATAGTCCTGGAGGGACGCATCCCGGCCAAAGAGGTGTCCCGTGTTATCAGGAAGCCGTATTCGACACTGCTTCGTGAGCTCAATCCATTTGACACCCACGCCAAACTTGGTGCTGAGACCATGTTCGAGATCGTGAAGGTGACGCACAACGTTGCCATCCTCGAATTCATGGCCCGGGAAATGGGGTACACGCTCATGCCTGTTGAAGGTGTGAAAACGGGCAAGCCCCGGTCAACCAACCTTATACGAGGTCGGGAAGCCACTATGTAG
- a CDS encoding SpoIIE family protein phosphatase, whose product MKRWPIAFKLTLFILSCAFVIVGAIVGYNYYYSRDIILRQTRDNSRLLARETAGSIDATLYSVQKVAENIAFSLEDTTLTPQEILELNRRVLANNPEIYGMAIAFEPYSLEPDKLYFAPYYFRSGGRIGFTMLGDTKYRYFYMDWYQMPKELGRPVWTEPYFDEGGGGVVMATYGVPFFRTKNGKTTFAGVVTADISLSKLQERVAKIRIFDTGYAFLLSRNGTFITHPDRRLIMNQTIFSLAEERGSAQLRELGQNMLAGETSFVAVGKAINDQECYLYSKGLEYGGWSLGILFPKDEMFADVHSLSKTMGLIGLAGFLLLALVTLGIARRITNPLRQLSDAAHEIASGDLDVMLPEISSRDEVGDLTSSFRHMKESLKEFIENLTSTTAAKERIESELRIAREIQMGILPKLFPAFPERKEFEVFASIEPAKEVGGDLYDFFFVDEKHFCFLVGDVSGKGVPAAFFMAVTKTLLKVVSEKGLDPGEVLTKVNADLSADNESCMFVTLFLAVMNIETGEIHYANAGHNPPIFMPCGGTPEWIPPFGEPVAGIMESMEYSTKTMTMKPGDIIFMYTDGVTEAMNPDKKLYSEDRLMELLVSMEEPFAPKLVKEVEASIKAFTLGAEQSDDITMLAMQFMGKCLK is encoded by the coding sequence ATGAAACGCTGGCCCATCGCCTTCAAACTCACACTCTTTATCCTGTCCTGTGCCTTCGTCATAGTTGGGGCCATTGTAGGGTATAACTACTATTATTCACGAGATATCATCCTTCGCCAGACTCGCGACAATTCCCGCCTTCTCGCCCGCGAGACCGCAGGCAGCATTGATGCGACCCTATACAGCGTACAAAAAGTCGCGGAGAACATCGCTTTTTCCCTTGAAGACACGACTCTGACTCCTCAGGAAATCCTGGAACTCAACCGTCGCGTTCTTGCAAACAATCCTGAAATTTACGGTATGGCTATCGCCTTTGAACCGTATTCACTCGAACCCGACAAACTCTACTTCGCCCCATATTACTTCCGCTCCGGCGGACGCATCGGCTTCACCATGCTCGGCGATACCAAATACAGATACTTCTACATGGACTGGTATCAGATGCCCAAGGAACTGGGCCGCCCGGTCTGGACTGAACCGTATTTCGATGAGGGTGGCGGCGGCGTTGTCATGGCAACCTATGGCGTGCCTTTTTTCCGGACAAAAAACGGAAAAACAACCTTTGCCGGAGTCGTCACGGCAGACATTTCCTTGAGCAAGCTTCAGGAAAGGGTGGCGAAAATACGTATTTTCGACACGGGATATGCCTTTCTGCTTTCGCGAAACGGTACTTTCATAACGCACCCCGATCGGCGACTGATCATGAACCAGACCATTTTCTCACTGGCTGAAGAACGTGGTTCTGCCCAACTTCGCGAATTGGGACAGAATATGCTCGCAGGAGAAACGTCCTTTGTAGCTGTAGGCAAGGCCATTAATGATCAGGAATGCTACCTGTATTCCAAAGGACTTGAATATGGCGGCTGGTCTCTCGGCATTCTCTTCCCCAAGGATGAAATGTTTGCGGATGTCCACAGTCTTTCTAAAACCATGGGCCTGATCGGTCTGGCAGGGTTCCTGCTCCTCGCTCTGGTAACCCTCGGCATAGCGCGGCGCATTACGAACCCCCTAAGGCAACTGTCGGATGCGGCCCATGAAATAGCCTCCGGGGATCTGGACGTCATGCTGCCAGAAATATCCAGTCGAGATGAAGTGGGTGATCTGACAAGTTCCTTCCGACACATGAAGGAATCGCTTAAGGAATTCATTGAAAATCTGACCTCTACCACTGCGGCCAAGGAGCGTATCGAATCTGAATTACGCATTGCCCGTGAAATCCAGATGGGCATTCTGCCGAAGCTTTTCCCGGCCTTCCCTGAACGCAAGGAATTCGAGGTTTTCGCTTCAATCGAACCGGCCAAGGAAGTCGGTGGCGATCTCTATGATTTCTTCTTCGTGGACGAAAAGCACTTCTGTTTTTTGGTGGGGGATGTCTCCGGCAAAGGTGTCCCGGCGGCTTTTTTCATGGCTGTAACAAAAACCCTGCTCAAGGTCGTCTCCGAAAAAGGCCTCGACCCCGGCGAAGTTCTGACCAAGGTCAACGCAGACCTGTCCGCAGACAACGAATCCTGTATGTTCGTGACTCTGTTCCTTGCTGTCATGAACATCGAAACCGGAGAGATTCACTATGCCAACGCAGGACACAACCCGCCCATCTTCATGCCATGCGGCGGAACACCTGAATGGATTCCGCCTTTTGGAGAACCTGTGGCCGGCATCATGGAATCAATGGAATACTCCACCAAAACCATGACCATGAAGCCAGGCGACATTATTTTCATGTACACCGACGGGGTGACTGAAGCCATGAATCCCGACAAAAAACTCTACTCAGAAGACCGCCTCATGGAACTGCTTGTTTCCATGGAAGAACCGTTCGCGCCCAAGCTCGTCAAAGAGGTAGAGGCCTCAATCAAGGCTTTCACACTCGGTGCGGAACAGTCAGACGACATCACCATGCTCGCCATGCAGTTCATGGGTAAGTGCTTGAAATAA
- a CDS encoding ABC transporter substrate-binding protein: protein MLPFNNKSTESTAVKTFAMLLVAALAIMLSPIGAHALDKTSLVLQWLPQAQFAGYFIAKDKGFYAEEGIDLTLISGGPDVLASEQLDAGNAEFATLFLTTGLQRRTTLPIVNIGQFVQRSALMLIARKSSNINSFKDLDGKKIGLWGNEFQIQARALFRQENLKVTVVPQSSSLDLFLRGGVDAASGMWYNEYHTLLTYGLDEEDLQPLFFNDAGLSFPEDGIYCLEKTAQKKPELCKKMVRATIKGWEYAFAHEEEALDIVMHRMQSARVPVNRAHQRWMLKRMEDIIMSDEAATMGVLRKDDFERVRQTLLDTGFLDTAPTYEEFYKGALQ, encoded by the coding sequence ATGCTGCCATTCAACAATAAATCGACAGAATCCACAGCAGTAAAGACGTTCGCCATGCTGCTGGTTGCCGCACTGGCCATTATGTTGTCCCCGATAGGGGCGCACGCTCTGGACAAGACAAGTCTTGTCCTGCAATGGCTGCCACAGGCCCAATTCGCCGGATACTTTATCGCCAAGGACAAAGGATTCTATGCGGAAGAAGGGATAGACCTGACACTCATATCAGGCGGCCCTGACGTCCTTGCCAGTGAGCAGCTTGATGCAGGTAATGCGGAATTCGCCACATTGTTTCTCACGACAGGGCTTCAACGAAGGACCACCCTGCCCATCGTCAACATCGGACAATTCGTGCAACGATCAGCACTCATGCTCATTGCCAGAAAGTCCTCAAACATTAACTCGTTCAAGGACTTGGACGGCAAGAAGATCGGTCTGTGGGGAAATGAATTCCAAATTCAGGCCCGGGCCTTGTTCCGTCAGGAAAACCTGAAGGTCACCGTGGTTCCGCAATCCTCTTCACTGGACCTGTTCCTACGTGGCGGTGTCGATGCGGCCTCGGGCATGTGGTATAACGAATACCATACACTCCTCACCTACGGCCTCGATGAAGAAGATCTTCAACCGCTGTTTTTCAATGACGCAGGACTCAGTTTCCCGGAAGATGGCATCTACTGTCTGGAAAAAACAGCTCAGAAAAAACCGGAACTCTGTAAAAAAATGGTCCGAGCTACCATCAAGGGCTGGGAATATGCCTTTGCCCACGAGGAAGAGGCCCTCGATATTGTCATGCACCGCATGCAATCCGCCAGAGTCCCGGTCAATCGCGCGCACCAGCGATGGATGCTCAAACGGATGGAAGACATCATTATGTCGGACGAAGCAGCCACCATGGGCGTCCTCCGCAAGGATGACTTCGAACGGGTTCGTCAAACACTGCTGGATACCGGCTTTCTGGACACAGCCCCAACCTATGAAGAATTCTACAAAGGGGCACTTCAATGA
- a CDS encoding rhodanese-like domain-containing protein, with protein sequence MHTRLYTHTLFALFMIATFMFPITQTYAQEDFPLRPYYPEVTPISTEKLMAEYDSTVIIDIRSRLEYEVAHINKAVLLPLTLDDFAEKLGEVRPKNSPETLAFYCNGHSCAKSYQAAQLSLSLGFENVFVYDGGIFDWITATPERATLMGETPARANRIIDAEKFLRHQIAYDEFVAAAKEPNTVVIDIRDPFQRNCSPRIEDIRNIPLDPLLDLVTSRIWTEKKLLIFDAVGKQIRWLQYFLNAYDYFDYAFLEGGMQSIANAPEKMKPVIEADQTVITSQPMLLKLTADQRLNNADRKVISYLLANIKFNNYVVIDIHDISRDTGINSSLLINSMKKLTAFGYATHSIMQGMLIAQVDPRLAWKGDSDTPLWNQKVKEFDAAIQQ encoded by the coding sequence ATGCATACCCGCTTGTACACGCACACCCTCTTCGCGCTCTTCATGATCGCGACATTCATGTTCCCAATCACACAGACTTACGCTCAGGAAGACTTCCCACTGCGCCCCTATTACCCGGAAGTCACTCCTATCTCGACAGAAAAGCTCATGGCTGAATATGACTCCACCGTCATCATCGACATCCGATCCCGGCTTGAGTACGAAGTGGCTCATATCAACAAAGCGGTTTTGCTCCCGCTCACGCTGGATGATTTTGCCGAAAAACTGGGAGAAGTCCGCCCGAAAAACAGTCCTGAAACATTAGCTTTCTATTGCAATGGTCACTCTTGCGCCAAAAGTTATCAGGCAGCCCAGCTCTCATTATCACTCGGCTTTGAAAATGTTTTCGTCTATGATGGCGGGATTTTCGACTGGATCACAGCCACACCCGAAAGGGCTACCCTCATGGGAGAAACTCCAGCCCGAGCAAATCGCATCATCGACGCCGAAAAATTTCTCCGGCATCAAATCGCCTATGATGAATTCGTGGCTGCGGCCAAAGAACCGAACACTGTGGTCATTGATATCCGCGACCCATTCCAGCGGAACTGCAGCCCTCGAATCGAAGACATCCGAAACATCCCTCTGGACCCGCTCCTTGATCTTGTGACATCCCGTATCTGGACAGAAAAGAAATTGCTTATTTTTGATGCGGTGGGCAAACAGATCCGTTGGTTGCAGTACTTCCTCAATGCTTACGACTACTTTGATTACGCATTCCTTGAAGGCGGTATGCAGTCAATTGCCAACGCCCCCGAAAAGATGAAGCCGGTCATCGAAGCGGACCAAACCGTTATCACCAGTCAGCCAATGCTCCTCAAGCTGACGGCAGACCAACGACTGAACAATGCCGATCGCAAAGTCATCAGTTACCTCCTCGCAAACATCAAATTCAACAACTACGTGGTCATCGACATTCATGACATCAGCCGAGACACGGGCATCAATTCGTCCCTGCTCATCAACTCCATGAAAAAACTGACTGCATTCGGCTACGCTACACATTCGATAATGCAAGGTATGCTCATTGCTCAGGTAGACCCCCGCCTGGCCTGGAAAGGCGACTCCGACACGCCACTCTGGAATCAAAAGGTCAAGGAATTCGATGCTGCCATTCAACAATAA